A stretch of Metabacillus sp. FJAT-52054 DNA encodes these proteins:
- a CDS encoding arginase family protein, with protein sequence MDKKTIRLLMPQWQGGNNPHYSFGAELLAWLAPENGQPLIEVPVQAYAGTPLENENGVYGRTQLLEQLKAARHLISAHQPDRIVMFGGDCLVEQAPFAYLNERYRGDLGLLWIDAHSDLMRIPGYDYGHTLPLGNLLGEGEEEFASFVTTPLKPENVFIAGLAKPAQQEAEIISKTLQEKGIAIPDDTELLKRLGIRTAGAEELAESMDSVKTWIKESGIKYLAIHLDLDVLDPAAFRSLLFANPESPYLYSPKGTMQIPRLLELMHLASKETEVVGLGITEHMPWDAITLKSMLNSFPLLANHI encoded by the coding sequence ATGGACAAAAAAACAATCCGGCTTCTTATGCCGCAGTGGCAGGGCGGGAACAATCCACATTATTCTTTTGGAGCAGAGCTGCTGGCATGGCTTGCCCCTGAAAATGGTCAGCCCCTTATAGAGGTACCGGTTCAAGCTTATGCCGGCACCCCCCTGGAAAATGAGAACGGTGTTTACGGGAGAACTCAGCTGCTGGAACAATTAAAGGCTGCCCGCCATCTTATCAGTGCCCATCAGCCGGACCGCATTGTCATGTTTGGAGGAGATTGTCTGGTGGAGCAAGCTCCGTTTGCCTACCTGAATGAACGATACCGCGGAGATCTTGGATTGCTGTGGATTGACGCCCACTCTGACTTGATGAGAATTCCCGGATATGACTACGGTCATACTCTTCCACTCGGAAATCTGCTTGGGGAAGGCGAGGAGGAGTTTGCCAGCTTTGTAACCACTCCTTTGAAACCTGAAAACGTCTTTATTGCAGGCCTGGCCAAACCTGCGCAGCAAGAAGCGGAAATAATCTCCAAGACGCTTCAGGAAAAAGGAATTGCCATACCGGATGATACGGAATTATTAAAAAGACTGGGTATTCGAACCGCGGGAGCTGAAGAGCTTGCGGAGAGCATGGATTCGGTAAAAACGTGGATAAAAGAGAGCGGCATTAAGTACCTGGCCATCCATCTTGACCTGGACGTGCTTGATCCGGCTGCTTTCCGTTCCTTATTATTTGCCAATCCGGAGTCGCCCTATCTTTATTCTCCTAAGGGAACGATGCAGATCCCCCGTCTGCTTGAATTAATGCACCTGGCATCCAAGGAAACAGAGGTTGTCGGATTAGGAATAACGGAGCATATGCCTTGGGATGCCATTACTTTGAAAAGCATGCTTAACTCGTTTCCATTATTGGCAAATCACATCTGA
- a CDS encoding DinB family protein — MAHAKALLSDQLLANAHDPSWYLPFSDSIANLSEEDAFWKPNENCNSIAEIVQHLLYWNETWQTRYEKSDVNAVPSIGDNNKSFVIPENENFSHLKERLLEVLLKWQDLLSEEKVESEVNGFPVPAKWWEILGNAATHNAFHIGQIIFIRKLQNSWQTDAVEG; from the coding sequence ATGGCCCATGCAAAAGCCTTATTATCCGATCAATTATTAGCTAATGCTCATGATCCCAGCTGGTATCTTCCATTTTCCGATTCGATTGCAAATCTATCAGAAGAAGATGCGTTTTGGAAGCCAAACGAAAATTGCAATAGCATTGCTGAAATTGTTCAGCATCTCCTTTACTGGAACGAAACATGGCAAACAAGGTATGAAAAATCTGATGTTAATGCTGTTCCATCTATAGGTGATAACAATAAGAGCTTTGTCATTCCGGAAAATGAAAACTTTAGCCACTTAAAGGAGCGTCTTTTAGAAGTTTTGCTGAAGTGGCAAGATCTATTATCGGAAGAGAAGGTTGAAAGTGAAGTAAATGGATTTCCGGTACCTGCGAAATGGTGGGAGATACTTGGAAATGCAGCAACACATAATGCTTTTCACATCGGACAGATCATTTTTATCCGTAAGCTGCAAAATAGCTGGCAAACGGATGCTGTCGAAGGATAA
- the sufB gene encoding Fe-S cluster assembly protein SufB, giving the protein MAKKMPDIGDYKYGFSDKDVSIFRSKRGLTKEIVEEISRMKNEPQWMLDFRLKSLEHFYNMPMPQWGGDLNALNFDEITYYVKPSEKSERSWDEVPEEIKRTFDKLGIPEAEQKYLAGVSAQYESEVVYHNMKEDLEDMGIVFKDTDSALRENEDIFREHWGKVIPPTDNKFAALNSAVWSGGSFIYVPKGVKVDTPLQAYFRINSENMGQFERTLIIVDEGAHVHYVEGCTAPVYTTNSLHSAVVEIIIKKGGYCRYTTIQNWANNVFNLVTKRAVCEAQATMEWIDGNIGSKLTMKYPAVVLKGEGARGMTLSIALAGKGQHQDAGAKMIHLAPNTSSTIVSKSISKQGGKVTYRGIVHFGRKAEGARSNIECDTLIMDNKSTSDTIPYNEILNDNISLEHEAKVSKVSEEQLFYLMSRGISEEEATEMIVMGFIEPFTKELPMEYAVEMNRLIKFEMEGSIG; this is encoded by the coding sequence ATGGCTAAAAAAATGCCTGATATTGGGGATTACAAGTATGGCTTTTCTGATAAAGACGTCTCCATATTCCGTTCAAAGCGCGGATTAACAAAAGAAATCGTTGAAGAAATTTCGCGCATGAAAAATGAGCCTCAGTGGATGCTCGACTTCCGTTTGAAATCACTTGAGCACTTTTACAATATGCCAATGCCTCAATGGGGCGGAGATCTGAATGCTCTTAACTTTGATGAAATTACGTACTACGTAAAACCATCTGAGAAATCCGAGCGTTCATGGGATGAAGTTCCTGAAGAAATCAAACGCACGTTTGACAAGCTTGGAATTCCGGAAGCGGAGCAAAAATACCTTGCCGGTGTTTCTGCACAATACGAATCCGAAGTGGTTTACCACAACATGAAGGAAGACCTTGAAGACATGGGAATCGTGTTTAAGGACACCGACAGCGCACTTCGCGAAAATGAAGACATTTTCCGCGAGCACTGGGGTAAAGTGATCCCTCCAACGGACAACAAATTTGCAGCACTGAACTCTGCAGTTTGGTCCGGCGGATCCTTCATCTATGTACCAAAAGGAGTAAAAGTGGATACTCCGCTTCAAGCGTATTTCCGCATCAACTCCGAGAACATGGGGCAATTTGAGCGTACTTTGATCATCGTTGATGAAGGCGCACATGTTCATTACGTAGAAGGCTGTACAGCACCGGTTTATACAACAAACTCTCTTCACAGTGCCGTTGTTGAAATCATCATCAAAAAAGGCGGCTACTGCCGTTATACAACGATTCAAAACTGGGCGAACAACGTATTCAACCTTGTAACGAAGCGTGCGGTATGTGAAGCACAGGCTACAATGGAATGGATTGACGGGAATATCGGCTCCAAGCTGACAATGAAATACCCGGCCGTTGTTCTAAAAGGCGAAGGCGCTCGCGGAATGACTCTTTCCATTGCACTTGCAGGAAAAGGCCAGCACCAGGATGCAGGCGCAAAAATGATCCACCTTGCACCGAATACGTCTTCCACAATCGTGTCGAAGTCTATCTCCAAGCAAGGCGGTAAAGTAACGTACCGCGGAATCGTTCACTTCGGCCGCAAAGCTGAAGGCGCTCGTTCCAACATCGAGTGTGATACACTCATCATGGATAACAAATCCACTTCTGATACAATCCCTTACAATGAGATCCTAAACGACAACATCTCATTGGAGCATGAAGCAAAAGTTTCAAAAGTATCAGAAGAGCAATTGTTCTATCTCATGAGCCGCGGTATTTCTGAAGAAGAAGCAACAGAAATGATCGTAATGGGCTTCATCGAGCCATTCACAAAAGAACTTCCAATGGAATATGCCGTTGAAATGAACCGCCTGATCAAGTTTGAGATGGAAGGTTCAATCGGATAA
- the sufU gene encoding Fe-S cluster assembly sulfur transfer protein SufU, protein MSFNNNLDTLYRQVIMDHYKNPRNKGSLEDSLTVDMNNPTCGDRIHLTLKIEDGKVADAKFDGEGCSISMASASMMTQAIKGHDVETALKLSEIFSDMMQGKEYDDTIDLGDIEALQGVSKFPARIKCATLSWKAMEKGVHSQGQ, encoded by the coding sequence ATGTCTTTTAATAATAATCTTGATACACTTTATCGGCAGGTCATCATGGATCATTATAAAAATCCCCGCAATAAAGGGTCTTTGGAAGACAGCCTGACGGTTGATATGAACAACCCCACTTGCGGAGACCGGATCCATCTGACATTGAAGATCGAAGACGGAAAAGTAGCTGATGCCAAGTTTGATGGAGAGGGATGTTCCATTTCCATGGCGTCCGCCTCTATGATGACTCAGGCAATTAAAGGGCACGACGTAGAAACGGCCCTTAAATTATCAGAAATCTTTTCAGATATGATGCAAGGAAAAGAATACGATGATACGATAGACTTAGGGGATATCGAAGCCCTTCAAGGAGTATCAAAGTTTCCGGCACGGATTAAATGTGCCACGTTATCCTGGAAAGCGATGGAAAAAGGTGTGCACAGCCAAGGGCAGTGA
- a CDS encoding cysteine desulfurase gives MDMKSIQKQFPILDQKVNGKDLVYLDSAATSQKPLAVIEAMSKYYREYNSNVHRGVHTLGTRATDGYEGAREKVRKFINASSTEEVIFTRGATTALNVVALSYARANLQPGDEIVITHMEHHANIIPWQQAAKATGAQLKYIPLQEDGTISLQDAEETITDHTKIVAVMQVSNVLGTINPVKEIASIAHRHGAVMVVDGAQSTPHMRVDVQDLDCDFFAFSAHKMCGPTGTGVLYGRKALLENMEPAEFGGEMIDFVGLYESTWKELPWKFEAGTPIIAGAIGLGAAIDFLEEVGLDNIFEHEHKLAAYAMDKMSEIDGLTIYGPKERAGLVTFNIEDVHPHDVATVLDAEGIAVRAGHHCAQPLMKWLNVSATARASFYLYNTEEDIDQLVSGLVKTKEYFSNVF, from the coding sequence ATGGATATGAAATCTATCCAAAAGCAGTTTCCGATTCTTGACCAGAAAGTCAACGGAAAGGATCTTGTTTATCTGGACAGCGCTGCAACCTCTCAAAAGCCTCTGGCTGTGATTGAAGCAATGTCTAAATACTACCGCGAATACAACTCAAATGTTCACCGCGGGGTTCACACTCTTGGAACGAGGGCAACAGACGGTTATGAGGGCGCACGCGAGAAGGTTCGCAAGTTTATCAATGCGTCTTCAACGGAAGAAGTCATTTTTACAAGAGGAGCTACAACCGCTTTGAACGTCGTAGCGTTAAGTTATGCACGGGCGAATCTTCAGCCGGGTGATGAAATTGTCATCACTCATATGGAGCATCATGCAAATATTATTCCATGGCAGCAGGCTGCAAAAGCAACCGGTGCCCAGCTGAAATACATTCCTCTTCAGGAGGACGGAACGATTTCTTTGCAGGATGCAGAGGAAACCATTACTGATCATACGAAGATTGTTGCAGTGATGCAGGTGTCAAACGTGCTTGGCACGATTAACCCTGTTAAGGAAATTGCTTCGATTGCCCACAGACATGGAGCGGTTATGGTCGTGGATGGTGCACAAAGCACTCCTCATATGAGAGTAGACGTTCAGGATCTTGACTGTGATTTCTTTGCCTTTTCAGCCCATAAAATGTGCGGTCCTACAGGTACTGGCGTACTATATGGGAGGAAAGCTCTTCTGGAAAACATGGAGCCTGCGGAGTTCGGCGGCGAAATGATCGATTTTGTCGGCTTATACGAATCTACATGGAAAGAGCTTCCGTGGAAATTTGAAGCTGGCACTCCGATCATTGCAGGTGCCATCGGACTTGGAGCGGCCATTGATTTTCTTGAGGAAGTCGGGCTTGATAACATCTTTGAGCACGAGCATAAGCTTGCTGCTTACGCGATGGATAAAATGTCCGAAATTGATGGCTTAACCATTTACGGGCCTAAAGAAAGAGCGGGTCTTGTTACCTTTAATATTGAGGATGTTCATCCTCATGATGTTGCAACCGTTCTTGATGCAGAGGGAATTGCAGTCCGTGCAGGCCATCACTGTGCACAGCCTTTAATGAAATGGCTGAATGTATCAGCGACAGCACGTGCGAGCTTCTATCTCTATAATACTGAGGAAGACATTGATCAGCTCGTATCCGGGCTAGTCAAAACGAAGGAGTACTTCTCAAATGTCTTTTAA
- the sufD gene encoding Fe-S cluster assembly protein SufD, protein METQIKFDKDYVAGFSSKHGEPDWLKDLRLQALEKSEELPMPRPDKTNIKNWNLTDFDQHTVESQTYTSLHDLDDSVKILVDAENQDQTLYIQRDHTPAYVSLSEEAKSKGVIITDIFTAVKEHGDLVQKYFMQNGVKVDEHKLTALHAALMNGGTFVYVPKNVELQAPLQAVFVHEKAKAVFNHVLVVAEDNSSVTYVENYISVNSEEAIFNIVTEVFANTNARVTYGAVDTLSKEVTSYVNRRGVAGRDARIEWALGMMNDGNTVSENVTNLMGDGSYGDTKTVVVGRGEQTQNFTTKVVHFGKHSEGYILKHGVMKDSATSIFNGIGKIELGASKSNAEQESRVLMLSEKARGDANPILLIDEDDVTAGHAASVGRVDPLQLFYLMSRGISQAEAERLVIYGFLNPVVKKMPIEGVKKQLVEVIERKVR, encoded by the coding sequence TTGGAAACGCAAATCAAATTTGATAAAGATTATGTAGCCGGCTTCTCCAGCAAGCACGGCGAACCGGATTGGCTGAAGGACCTTCGCTTGCAGGCGTTGGAGAAATCCGAAGAGCTTCCTATGCCAAGACCGGATAAAACAAACATTAAGAACTGGAACTTAACGGATTTTGACCAGCATACCGTTGAGAGCCAAACATATACATCTCTTCATGATCTTGATGATTCCGTTAAAATTTTAGTGGATGCAGAAAATCAGGATCAGACTCTCTACATTCAGCGTGATCATACACCGGCATACGTTTCTTTATCTGAAGAGGCGAAGTCTAAAGGTGTAATCATTACAGATATTTTTACGGCTGTTAAGGAGCACGGAGACCTTGTTCAAAAGTACTTCATGCAGAATGGCGTGAAAGTCGATGAACATAAGCTTACAGCTTTGCACGCAGCGCTAATGAACGGCGGAACATTCGTTTACGTTCCGAAGAACGTTGAATTGCAAGCACCGCTTCAAGCAGTTTTCGTTCATGAAAAAGCAAAAGCCGTCTTTAATCACGTATTGGTTGTTGCAGAAGACAATAGTTCCGTTACGTATGTTGAGAACTATATCTCTGTTAACAGCGAAGAGGCGATCTTTAACATCGTGACTGAAGTGTTTGCAAACACGAATGCTCGAGTAACCTATGGTGCAGTAGACACTCTTTCTAAAGAAGTGACTTCTTACGTGAACCGCCGCGGTGTGGCTGGGCGCGATGCACGCATTGAGTGGGCGCTTGGCATGATGAATGACGGAAATACGGTTTCTGAGAACGTAACGAACCTGATGGGCGACGGTTCTTACGGAGATACCAAAACAGTGGTTGTAGGACGCGGAGAACAAACCCAGAACTTTACGACGAAAGTGGTTCATTTTGGGAAACACTCTGAAGGATACATCCTGAAGCATGGTGTGATGAAGGACAGCGCTACATCCATCTTCAACGGAATCGGGAAAATTGAGCTGGGTGCTTCAAAGTCCAATGCTGAGCAGGAATCCAGAGTGCTTATGCTGAGTGAAAAAGCACGCGGGGATGCAAACCCGATTCTGCTGATTGATGAAGATGATGTAACGGCAGGCCATGCGGCATCAGTTGGCCGTGTAGATCCGCTGCAGCTTTTCTATCTAATGAGCAGAGGGATTTCACAGGCTGAGGCTGAAAGACTTGTTATTTACGGCTTCCTTAACCCGGTCGTTAAGAAAATGCCGATTGAAGGCGTGAAGAAACAGCTTGTGGAAGTTATTGAGAGGAAAGTCAGATAA
- the sufC gene encoding Fe-S cluster assembly ATPase SufC has protein sequence MSGSTLTIKDLHVEIDGKEILKGVNLEIKSGEFHAIMGPNGTGKSTLSSAIMGHPKYEVTKGSITFDGEDVLEMEVDERGRAGLFLAMQYPSEISGVTNADFLRSSINARREEGQEISLMKFIRQMDENMEFLEMDPDMAQRYLNEGFSGGEKKRNEILQLMMIKPKIAILDEIDSGLDIDALKVVSKGINQMRSDDFGCLIITHYQRLLNYITPDHIHVMMQGRIVKSGGPELAQRLEAEGYDWIKQELGIEDETVGQEA, from the coding sequence ATGTCAGGTTCAACTTTAACAATTAAGGATTTACACGTTGAGATCGACGGGAAAGAGATTTTAAAAGGTGTTAACCTTGAAATAAAAAGCGGTGAGTTTCATGCAATCATGGGACCGAACGGAACGGGTAAATCGACTCTTTCTTCAGCGATTATGGGGCACCCTAAGTATGAAGTTACGAAGGGCAGCATCACATTCGACGGTGAAGATGTTCTTGAAATGGAAGTGGATGAGCGCGGACGCGCAGGGCTTTTCCTTGCTATGCAGTACCCAAGTGAAATCAGCGGGGTAACAAATGCAGACTTCCTTCGCTCTTCTATTAATGCACGCCGTGAGGAAGGACAAGAAATTTCCCTGATGAAATTCATCCGCCAAATGGATGAAAACATGGAATTCCTTGAAATGGATCCGGATATGGCACAGCGCTACCTAAACGAAGGTTTCTCAGGCGGGGAGAAAAAGCGCAATGAAATCCTTCAGCTTATGATGATTAAGCCGAAGATTGCGATTCTTGATGAGATTGACTCCGGTCTTGATATTGATGCACTTAAAGTCGTTTCTAAAGGAATCAACCAAATGCGCAGCGATGATTTCGGCTGCCTGATCATCACTCACTATCAGCGTCTTCTTAACTACATCACACCTGATCACATCCATGTCATGATGCAGGGACGTATTGTAAAATCCGGCGGACCTGAGCTTGCTCAGCGTCTTGAAGCTGAAGGCTATGATTGGATTAAGCAAGAGCTAGGCATTGAAGACGAAACTGTCGGACAAGAAGCGTAA
- a CDS encoding carboxymuconolactone decarboxylase family protein has product MDHMEPRNSTEAALHQYKMGLGAFTQKMPEFAHQFNAFTEACFQAGELSQKDKQLIALGISLYSQDEYCIIYHTKGCLDQGATEQEILEAVGVTAAFGGGAAMSQAVTLVQECMTELNQLKQ; this is encoded by the coding sequence ATGGATCATATGGAGCCTCGTAATTCAACAGAAGCTGCCCTGCATCAGTATAAGATGGGTCTTGGAGCCTTTACTCAAAAAATGCCGGAATTCGCTCATCAGTTCAATGCGTTTACGGAAGCATGTTTTCAAGCAGGAGAGCTGTCTCAAAAAGACAAACAGCTGATCGCCCTCGGTATTAGTCTTTATTCACAGGATGAGTATTGCATTATTTACCATACAAAAGGGTGCCTTGACCAAGGGGCGACAGAACAGGAAATTTTAGAAGCTGTTGGTGTGACCGCAGCCTTTGGAGGCGGAGCAGCTATGAGCCAGGCTGTTACCCTTGTTCAGGAGTGCATGACTGAATTAAATCAGCTTAAGCAATAA
- a CDS encoding dicarboxylate/amino acid:cation symporter, translating to MRINFRNLTVQVVIGIILGIITGFFFPEFAVNLKVLADIFIKMIKMVIAPIIFLTIVIGIGGMGDLKKVGRIGGKALIYFEIVTTFALAIGILVVNLIQPGAGVNKEGASSDAVSTYEEQAKDSDHGIVGFITDIVPENAIGAMAEGELLPILFFAVLFGVAAAGLGEKSKPVIQLFERFTDIFFGIVNMIMKVSPIAAFGAMAFTIGEFGVESLANLGKLMGSVYLTMFLFIIVVLGAIARFNGFSIFKFIAYIKEEILLVLGTSSSESALPKMMEKLERYGCSKSVVGLVIPTGYSFNLDGTSIYLSMAAIFIAQAYGIDLTIWQELTLLGILMLTSKGAAGVTGSGFITLAATVAAFPIIPVEGIALLIGVDRFMSEARAITNLIGNGVATVVISKNENEFHPPSVSTDSKANFEA from the coding sequence TTGAGAATAAATTTTCGTAATCTAACTGTGCAAGTGGTGATTGGGATTATCCTCGGGATCATTACAGGGTTTTTCTTCCCGGAGTTTGCTGTAAATTTAAAAGTTCTCGCTGACATCTTTATTAAAATGATTAAGATGGTTATTGCTCCGATTATTTTCTTAACCATTGTTATTGGAATTGGCGGAATGGGCGATTTGAAAAAGGTGGGCAGGATCGGCGGAAAAGCATTAATTTATTTTGAGATTGTGACAACCTTCGCTCTTGCTATTGGAATTCTTGTTGTTAACCTTATTCAGCCTGGTGCTGGCGTAAACAAAGAAGGGGCGAGCAGTGATGCTGTCAGTACATACGAAGAGCAGGCAAAAGATTCAGATCACGGAATAGTTGGGTTCATAACGGATATTGTTCCCGAAAATGCAATTGGTGCTATGGCAGAAGGCGAACTTCTTCCAATATTATTTTTTGCTGTCCTATTCGGTGTGGCCGCAGCAGGTCTTGGAGAAAAGTCTAAACCAGTGATTCAGCTGTTTGAACGGTTTACTGATATTTTCTTTGGGATTGTAAATATGATTATGAAAGTCTCACCAATCGCAGCCTTTGGAGCAATGGCTTTCACAATTGGGGAATTTGGAGTGGAATCACTTGCGAACCTGGGGAAGCTGATGGGATCTGTCTACTTGACGATGTTCCTGTTTATTATTGTGGTTCTGGGAGCCATTGCCCGATTCAATGGATTTAGTATCTTCAAATTCATTGCCTATATTAAAGAAGAAATATTACTCGTACTCGGAACTTCTTCTTCAGAATCAGCGCTGCCTAAAATGATGGAAAAACTGGAGAGGTACGGCTGTTCTAAATCTGTAGTCGGTCTGGTAATCCCAACCGGATATTCTTTTAACCTGGATGGCACGTCCATTTATTTATCAATGGCAGCCATCTTCATTGCTCAGGCATATGGCATTGATTTAACAATATGGCAAGAGCTCACCCTATTGGGAATATTGATGCTGACCTCTAAAGGGGCTGCAGGAGTAACGGGGTCAGGATTTATAACACTGGCTGCAACCGTTGCCGCTTTTCCCATTATCCCTGTAGAAGGGATCGCCCTTTTAATCGGGGTAGACCGGTTCATGTCGGAAGCAAGGGCGATTACCAATCTGATCGGAAATGGAGTAGCTACCGTTGTTATTTCCAAAAATGAAAATGAGTTTCATCCTCCATCTGTTTCAACAGACAGTAAGGCTAATTTCGAAGCTTAA
- a CDS encoding MetQ/NlpA family ABC transporter substrate-binding protein, producing MKKLLISTVFAVSALALSACGTSGSGSGSGSEETGKLIVGASNVPHAEILEEAKPLLEKKGVELEIKTFQDYILPNKTLADKEIDANYFQHIPYLESQMAENKNYDFVNAGGIHIEPIGVYSKKYKSLEKLPKGATIIMSNSVADHGRILTMLESEGLIKLKEGVDKTKATVEDIEENKKDIQFKADVEASLLPQIYNNDEGDAVLINTNYAIDAGLNPQKDAIALEGSDSPYVNIIAVRKGDENKKEVKALVEVLHSDEIKKFIEEKYEGAVVPVDK from the coding sequence ATGAAGAAATTATTAATAAGTACAGTATTTGCGGTATCTGCGCTTGCATTATCCGCGTGCGGGACATCCGGATCCGGTTCGGGTTCAGGCAGTGAGGAAACAGGGAAACTGATTGTTGGCGCATCCAACGTGCCTCATGCAGAAATTCTTGAAGAAGCGAAGCCGCTGCTAGAGAAAAAAGGTGTAGAACTGGAGATTAAAACCTTCCAGGACTATATTCTTCCGAACAAAACACTTGCTGACAAAGAAATCGATGCTAACTACTTCCAGCACATTCCGTACCTTGAGTCTCAAATGGCTGAAAACAAAAACTATGATTTTGTGAATGCCGGTGGAATTCATATTGAGCCAATCGGAGTATATTCAAAAAAATACAAATCACTTGAAAAGCTTCCAAAGGGAGCTACAATCATCATGAGCAACTCGGTAGCAGACCACGGACGCATTCTGACTATGCTTGAGAGCGAGGGACTGATTAAGCTTAAAGAAGGCGTAGACAAAACAAAAGCTACAGTTGAAGATATTGAGGAGAATAAAAAGGATATTCAATTCAAGGCAGATGTAGAAGCAAGTCTTCTTCCGCAAATCTACAACAATGATGAAGGCGATGCAGTGCTGATCAACACAAATTACGCGATTGATGCAGGACTTAACCCTCAGAAAGATGCGATCGCCTTGGAAGGTTCTGATTCTCCATATGTAAATATCATCGCTGTCCGCAAAGGCGATGAGAACAAAAAAGAAGTGAAAGCACTTGTTGAAGTTCTTCACTCAGATGAAATTAAAAAATTCATTGAAGAAAAGTACGAAGGTGCTGTTGTACCAGTAGATAAATAA
- a CDS encoding methionine ABC transporter permease translates to MLEQLFPEVNWEKVWTAAAETIYMTGVSVLATFILGILLGLLLFLTSKGNVWENRIVNMIISAFVNVFRSIPFIILIILLIPFTKAIVGSMLGAEAALPALIIGAAPFYARMVEIGLREIDKGVIEAARSMGASTFMIIWKVLLPESMPALASGITVTAIALVGYSAMAGVIGAGGLGNLAYLEGFQRSNNEVTLVATILILIIVFILQIIGDFITRKLDKR, encoded by the coding sequence ATGCTTGAGCAATTATTTCCGGAAGTGAATTGGGAAAAGGTTTGGACGGCTGCAGCTGAAACGATTTATATGACGGGCGTTTCGGTACTGGCAACTTTTATCCTTGGGATTCTCCTTGGATTGCTATTATTCCTTACATCTAAAGGAAACGTCTGGGAAAATCGGATAGTGAATATGATCATTTCAGCCTTCGTAAACGTATTTCGCTCCATTCCGTTCATTATATTAATTATCCTTTTGATTCCATTCACAAAAGCGATCGTTGGGTCTATGCTCGGTGCAGAAGCTGCACTTCCCGCATTGATCATCGGCGCAGCACCCTTTTACGCAAGAATGGTTGAAATAGGTTTAAGGGAAATTGATAAAGGGGTTATTGAAGCGGCAAGATCAATGGGTGCTTCCACCTTTATGATCATCTGGAAGGTTCTCTTGCCGGAATCGATGCCAGCCCTTGCATCAGGTATTACCGTTACTGCCATTGCGCTCGTAGGATATTCCGCTATGGCTGGTGTTATCGGTGCCGGCGGACTTGGAAATCTTGCTTATTTAGAAGGCTTTCAGCGCAGCAACAATGAAGTAACGCTCGTCGCTACTATTCTCATCTTAATTATTGTGTTTATTCTCCAAATCATTGGAGATTTCATTACAAGAAAACTAGACAAACGCTAG